Proteins encoded in a region of the Anopheles aquasalis chromosome 2, idAnoAquaMG_Q_19, whole genome shotgun sequence genome:
- the LOC126570587 gene encoding gamma-aminobutyric acid type B receptor subunit 2 codes for MAHYLCCDMMLATVLLASLLILGGTLPALQLVLGSESSGSVTLVGGSRQSHHQGPNLSQELNRNIINTVFERTRPAGRDRRWKEVTILGLFELSSHAGGERREGFSELAAAQLAVQHINRRGFLLGYKLKLITNDTQCDPGVGIDRFFHALYTHQSKRIIMVLGSACSEVTESLAKIVPYWNILQVSFGSTSPALSDRREFPLFYRTVAPDSSHHPARIAFLMRFGWDTVATFSQNEEGYSLAVNDLVTELERANITCAATISFAETDFKEQLKLLRDRDVRVIIGSFSHEIAPQVFCEVYNLGMYGAEYAWILQDTYISSWWLTAPGGPCTTKALLTAVENLIIVSSYNSIVGMGTALSGLTNGIFLQKLREMNVTGAVSQFAPQTYDAVWAMALALRGAEKSWSQRRRPANRVRLADYDYTRYDIAKELRRQFDLLKFNGISGPVSFDGADRIGTTSFHQIQRGQLEMIAFYYPKNASLHFGCRHCVPVVWASGQVPIAKRILKLRVDTIDPLAFYTVMVLALGGIAISVFFLGLNLRFRKLKAIKLSSPKLSTITVCGCILVYMATILLGLDHSTLPRVSSVSFSTVCMARIYFLSAGFSLAFGSMFAKTFRVYRIFTHSAGGLCRDKMLRDTQLISVIGALLLVDASVVSFWMAADPMERHLHNLSLEISATERSVVFLPQVELCRSRHYESWLGMLYAYKGLLLIVGVYMAWQTRNVKISALNDSQYIGISVYSVVITSASVVVLANLLYEKVTLAFVITAGFVLSSTTATLCLLFLPKLKDIFEKGEVYDPIIHSMGLKLEFNTRRFVVDDRRELQFRVEVQNRVYRKEIELLDAEIGRLERLLEERSLQSSPRSSDPNLTPAVTHENRSRSVPPPPRAAGSSGLPMLLLSVLPPIIPRASWPSVDPMLSPMKRNIAFSSQPKIDPPMVTTPNGELLSRSCRGDYGGDVEDETPVATVGTTPPSEASVLGRIRHIFTPRVHRAPCSVVASTTTTVRKSTLAIFKEIDTEDDLTPFTCVPPSTIYTIGTDSGSEPRVNFILPAAHANGCGGGGSRRRSSIVQQAGPVRERIRGSPRFPHRICPQAISLTELGIERPRFSFLTVKSCEQIHGKAMVGGCDGASQAAKWKSMDSFSKSVIGCEQ; via the exons ATGGCACATTACCTGTGCTGCGATATGATGCTGGCAACGGTACTGCTCGCATCGTTGTTGATCTTAGGAGGCACCTTACCGGCACTGCAACTGGTACTCGGCAGCGAAAGTAGCGGTAGTGTGACGTTGGTTGGCGGTTCGCGCCAATCGCACCACCAGGGACCAAACCTGTCGCAGGAACTCAACCgtaacatcatcaacaccgtGTTCGAGCGGACGCGGCCAGCCGGTCGGGATCGTCGGTGGAAGGAAGTAACGATTCTGGGCCTCTTCGAACTCAGCTCACACGCTGGTGGTGAACGGCGGGAAGGATTCAGCGAACTGGCAGCGGCACAGTTGGCTGTGCAGCACATTAATCGTCGTGGTTTCCTTCTTGGCTACAAACTGAAGCTCATCACCAACGATACGCAG TGCGATCCGGGTGTCGGTATTGATCGGTTTTTCCACGCACTGTATACGCACCAGAGCAAACGGATCATCATGGTACTCGGTTCGGCTTGCTCCGAGGTGACCGAAAGCCTGGCGAAGATCGTCCCGTACTGGAATATTCTGCAG GTCTCTTTCGGATCAACCTCACCGGCACTGAGCGATCGGCGTGAGTTTCCGCTGTTCTATCGCACCGTAGCGCCCGATTCGTCGCATCATCCGGCCCGGATCGCTTTCCTGATGCGGTTCGGCTGGGATACGGTGGCCACGTTCTCGCAGAATGAGGAAGGCTACTCGCTGGCGGTCAACGATCTGGTGACGGAGCTGGAACGGGCAAACATTACGTGTGCCGCCACCATCTCGTTCGCCGAGACGGACTTTAAGGAACagctgaagctgctgcgg GATCGTGATGTGCGAGTGATTATCGGAAGCTTTTCGCATGAAATTGCTCCTCAAGTGTTCTGTGAG GTGTACAACCTCGGTATGTACGGTGCGGAGTATGCCTGGATCCTACAGGATACTTACATCTCCTCCTGGTGGCTCACAGCACCCGGTGGCCCCTGCACAACGAAAGCCCTGCTGACCGCGGTCGAGAACCTGATAATCGTCTCCAGCTACAACAGTATCGTCGGCATGGGCACGGCACTGAGCGGATTA ACGAATGGCATCTTTCTGCAGAAGCTTCGCGAGATGAACGTGACCGGTGCGGTGTCACAGTTTGCGCCACAAACGTACGATGCCGTGTGGGCGATGGCACTGGCCCTGAGGGGTGCCGAAAAGTCCTGGTCACAGCGGCGCCGACCAGCGAACCGGGTACGGTTGGCAGATTACGATTACACGCGGTACGACATTGCGAAGGAGCTGCGGCGACAGTTCGATTTGCTCAAGTTCAACGGCATTTCCGGGCCGGTTTCGTTCGATGGTGCCGACCGGATTGGGACGACCTCGTTCCACCAGATACAGCGTGGACAGCTGGAGATGATTGCGTTTTACTATCCGAAGAatgcttcgcttcacttcggtTGCCGCCATTGTGTGCCCGTTGTTTGGGCTTCCGGGCAGGTACCGATAGCGAAGCGAATACTGAAGCTGCGCGTCGATACGATCGATCCGCTGGCGTTCTATACCGTGATGGTACTGGCGCTCGGCGGTATTGCGATATCGGTGTTCTTTCTTGGATTGAATCTACGGTTCCGGAAGCTTAA AGCGATCAAACTGTCGAGCCCCAAACTCAGCACGATCACGGTGTGCGGCTGCATTCTGGTGTACATGGCAACGATCCTGCTCGGTCTCGATCACTCTACGCTACCGCGCGTATCGAGTGTCAGCTTCTCCACCGTCTGCATGGCACGGATCTACTTCCTGTCGGCCGGGTTTTCGCTCGCATTCGGCTCGATGTTTGCCAAAACGTTCCGGGTGTACCGGATCTTTACGCACAGTGCCGGTGGGCTGTGCCGGGATAAGATGTTGCGTGATACGCAGCTCATTTCGGTGattggtgcgctgctgctggtcgatgcGTCGGTTGTTTCGTTCTGGATGGCGGCCGACCCGATGGAGCGTCACCTGCACAACCTTTCGCTCGAGATTAGTGCGACGGAGCGGAGCGTAGTGTTTCTGCCGCAGGTGGAACTGTGCCGATCGCGGCACTACGAGAGCTGGCTCGGTATGTTGTACGCGTACAAGGGTTTGCTGTTGATCGTCGGTGTGTACATGGCGTGGCAGACGCGGAATGTGAAGATATCGGCCCTGAACGACTCGCAGTACATTGGGATCTCGGTTTATTCGGTTGTTATCACGAGTGCCAGTGTGGTCGTGTTGGCGAATCTGCTGTACGAGAAGGTAACGCTGGCGTTCGTCATTACGGCGGGATTTGTGTTGAGCTCGACGACGGCCACGCTCTGTTTGCTGTTCCTACCGAAGCTGAAGGATATTTTCGAAAAGGGCGAGGTGTACGATCCGATCATTCACAGTATGGGACTGAAGCTGGAGTTCAATACGCGCCGCTTCGTTGTGGACGATCGGCGTGAGCTGCAGTTCCGTGTGGAGGTCCAGAATCGGGTCTATCGGAAGGAGATTGAGCTGTTGGATGCGGAGATTGGGCGGTTGGAGCGGTTGCTAGAGGAACGATCGCTGCAAAGTAGTCCCCGTTCGTCGGATCCCAATCTGACTCCCGCTGTTACGCACGAAAACCGCAGCCGgagcgtaccaccaccaccaagggcAGCCGGATCGAGTGGATTgccgatgttgctgctttcgGTGTTGCCACCGATCATCCCACGGGCCAGCTGGCCATCGGTGGATCCGATGCTTTCGCCCATGAAGCGAAACATTGCCTTCAGCTCGCAACCGAAGATCGATccaccgatggtgacgacaCCGAACGGGGAGCTACTGTCACGCTCCTGCCGAGGGGATTACGGTGGCGATGTGGAAGACGAGACGCCAGTGGCAACCGTTGGTACCACACCACCGTCAGAGGCCAGCGTACTTGGGCGCATCAGGCACATTTTTACACCGCGCGTTCACCGCGCACCGTGCTCCGTGGTggccagcacaacaacaaccgtacGGAAGTCTACGTTGGCCATATTCAAAGAGATCGACACGGAGGATGACTTGACGCCGTTCACGTGcgttccaccttccaccatctATACGATCGGCACCGATAGTGGCAGTGAACCGCGTGTTAACTTCAtacttccagcggcacacgccaacggctgtggtggtggtggttcgcgacgccgatcatcgatcgtacAGCAAGCGGGACCAGTAAGGGAGCGTATCCGTGGATCTCCTCGCTTTCCGCATCGTATTTGCCCACAGGCGATCAGCTTGACCGAACTGGGTATCGAGCGACCCCGGTTTAGCTTCTTGACGGTCAAAAGCTGCGAGCAGATCCATGGCAAAGCGATGGTGGGTGGATGTGATGGTGCGAGTCAGGCGGCCAAGTGGAAATCGATGGATTCCTTCTCGAAGAGCGTCATCGGATGTGAACAGTAA